In the genome of Flexistipes sinusarabici DSM 4947, one region contains:
- a CDS encoding 3-hydroxybutyrate dehydrogenase: MKNRTAIITGAASGIGLAISKKFAEDGANVVMADINDRDGIKEAEKINAYFIKSDLTKQEDCKSLIDKAYNKYGRIDILVNNAGIQHVAPIDEFPEEKWNFIINLMLTAPFLLTKYAWPYLKENKWGRVINVNSVHGLRASEFKSAYISAKHGLMGLTKTTALEGAPYGITVNSICPAYVRTPLVENQISDQAKTHNISEDEVIEKIMLKKAFVKKLIEPSEIAEIASFLCKDAASTITGTSITADCGWTAS, encoded by the coding sequence ATGAAAAACAGAACAGCGATAATAACCGGTGCTGCAAGCGGCATCGGTTTGGCTATATCAAAAAAATTTGCTGAAGATGGAGCCAACGTAGTTATGGCGGATATTAATGATAGAGACGGCATTAAGGAAGCGGAAAAAATCAACGCTTACTTTATTAAAAGTGATTTAACAAAACAAGAAGATTGTAAGTCATTGATAGATAAAGCTTACAATAAATATGGCCGGATAGACATTCTGGTTAATAATGCCGGTATTCAGCATGTAGCACCGATTGATGAATTCCCGGAGGAAAAATGGAATTTTATAATAAATCTTATGCTGACTGCTCCCTTTCTTCTTACCAAATATGCATGGCCTTATTTGAAAGAAAACAAATGGGGCAGAGTGATAAATGTAAACTCAGTTCACGGACTAAGAGCGTCAGAATTTAAGTCAGCTTATATCTCTGCTAAACACGGCCTTATGGGGCTTACTAAAACTACTGCGCTCGAAGGAGCTCCCTACGGCATAACGGTTAACTCCATTTGTCCGGCATATGTCAGAACTCCCCTGGTGGAAAATCAGATAAGTGACCAGGCAAAAACACACAATATATCTGAAGATGAGGTGATCGAAAAAATAATGCTGAAAAAAGCATTTGTTAAAAAATTAATAGAGCCTTCCGAAATTGCTGAGATAGCTTCATTTCTTTGTAAGGATGCCGCTTCTACAATCACCGGAACATCAATAACCGCCGACTGTGGATGGACGGCAAGCTAA
- a CDS encoding 3-deoxy-D-manno-octulosonic acid transferase — MFILKIFYNIFIYLSIPFALPVGYIFAYKKGEQDSYFERFGFIRLKSEHKKSVWFHCASVGEVKSIKSLVDEIRNTYPDYSVVCSTMTATGKSVAEKYLSPDEAFLLPIENSIAIKYLIDVLNTKIFFIVDTELWPNLINSVHTKCKLCMVNGRISDKSFNTYKRFSFIFRPLLRRFQTIFVKSTADLEKFSIITGKKDNIINSGNIKFMQPAEIKLSQTSETLQKKSIFLAASTHVGEEDIIFKAFSRCNNLDHLVVAPRHINRADSICAKAKEYGYRCGKLTELDTAENFPNVIVVDKLGLLEELYYITDKIFIGGSLIDIGGHNIFEALQFRKYISTGPYMQNFQEIMDIAREYDVIKIIENEKDLVEYITNDYDKTDSFDSFFKKLNESNKNKMKMILKEIPDGNSSKVTQ; from the coding sequence GTGTTTATTCTAAAGATTTTTTATAATATTTTTATTTACCTGTCTATTCCTTTTGCGCTGCCTGTGGGGTATATTTTTGCGTATAAAAAAGGTGAACAGGATTCGTATTTCGAACGTTTCGGATTTATCCGTCTAAAAAGTGAACATAAAAAATCCGTTTGGTTTCACTGCGCAAGTGTGGGAGAAGTAAAGAGTATTAAATCCCTTGTGGATGAAATCAGAAACACATACCCTGATTATTCTGTTGTTTGCTCTACAATGACTGCCACCGGCAAATCAGTGGCAGAAAAGTATCTGAGCCCTGATGAAGCCTTTTTACTGCCTATAGAAAACAGCATTGCTATTAAATATTTAATCGACGTACTTAACACGAAAATTTTTTTTATTGTGGATACAGAACTTTGGCCTAATCTCATAAACTCCGTGCATACAAAATGCAAACTGTGTATGGTCAACGGCAGGATTTCCGATAAAAGTTTTAATACATACAAAAGGTTTTCATTTATTTTCAGGCCGCTCTTAAGACGTTTTCAGACTATTTTTGTAAAAAGCACTGCCGATTTAGAAAAATTTTCAATAATTACAGGAAAAAAGGATAATATTATAAATTCAGGTAATATAAAATTCATGCAGCCTGCTGAAATAAAGTTGTCTCAAACCTCTGAGACTCTCCAAAAAAAGAGCATTTTTCTGGCGGCAAGCACACACGTTGGTGAAGAGGATATTATATTTAAAGCATTCAGCCGGTGTAATAATCTGGATCACCTCGTTGTAGCACCCAGGCATATAAACAGAGCTGACTCTATTTGCGCAAAAGCTAAAGAATACGGCTACCGGTGCGGCAAATTAACGGAGCTCGATACCGCTGAAAATTTTCCAAATGTTATCGTTGTGGATAAGCTCGGCTTGCTTGAAGAACTTTACTATATAACAGATAAAATTTTTATAGGAGGGTCCCTGATAGATATAGGAGGGCATAATATTTTCGAAGCTCTTCAGTTTCGGAAATATATATCAACTGGCCCTTACATGCAAAATTTTCAGGAAATAATGGATATCGCCCGGGAATATGATGTTATAAAAATCATCGAGAATGAAAAAGATTTGGTCGAATATATAACAAATGATTACGATAAAACGGACAGCTTTGATTCATTTTTTAAGAAATTAAATGAATCAAATAAAAATAAAATGAAAATGATTTTAAAAGAGATACCGGATGGAAACAGCAGTAAAGTTACTCAGTAA
- a CDS encoding thiolase family protein, whose amino-acid sequence MEEVYLFEALRTPFGSFGGSLSDVPATELATTVIKEIIKKYDLPNDAVDEIILGQVIQGAARQAPARQAMRNAGLSDKAHAMTINKVCGSGLKSVMLAAQSIMLGDSDLVLAGGMESMSMAPYALEKGRYGYKMGNGKIIDTMIVDALEDPYSGNHMGEITERSIKKNNISREEQDEYAIRSYALSQNAIQKGTFKNEIVPVTKKSKKADIVVDTDEEPGRGKIEKITSLKPVFKKDGTITAGNASTINDGAAVLLAGSKKAGKKYGLQPKAKIIAYSTNSIHPDDFGEAPIGAIEKILKKSGFKKENIDLYEINEAFSAVPLMAIKSLGLDFDKVNVNGGAVSLGHPVGASGGRLTATLLRELIARDKKYGIASLCIGGGESVAVLIEKI is encoded by the coding sequence ATGGAAGAGGTATATTTATTTGAAGCATTGAGGACACCGTTCGGCTCTTTTGGGGGTTCTCTTTCAGATGTTCCGGCCACCGAGTTGGCAACGACTGTTATCAAGGAAATTATAAAAAAATACGATTTGCCAAATGATGCAGTTGATGAAATTATTCTGGGACAGGTCATACAGGGAGCTGCCAGGCAGGCTCCTGCAAGACAGGCTATGCGCAATGCAGGCTTAAGCGATAAAGCGCATGCCATGACGATAAACAAGGTATGCGGAAGCGGCTTAAAATCAGTAATGCTTGCCGCCCAATCGATAATGCTTGGTGATTCAGATCTCGTACTTGCAGGTGGGATGGAAAGTATGTCTATGGCACCATATGCTTTGGAAAAGGGGCGTTACGGTTATAAAATGGGTAATGGAAAAATAATTGATACGATGATTGTTGATGCTCTGGAAGATCCATATTCCGGAAATCATATGGGTGAAATTACCGAAAGGAGTATTAAGAAGAATAATATAAGCCGTGAAGAGCAGGATGAATATGCAATAAGGTCATATGCACTTTCACAGAATGCAATTCAAAAAGGAACTTTTAAAAATGAGATTGTACCGGTAACCAAAAAATCAAAAAAAGCCGACATTGTAGTAGACACCGATGAAGAACCCGGAAGGGGTAAAATCGAAAAAATCACAAGTCTGAAGCCCGTCTTCAAAAAGGACGGTACTATCACGGCGGGTAATGCTTCCACAATAAATGACGGAGCAGCTGTACTCCTTGCAGGAAGTAAAAAGGCCGGTAAAAAATACGGATTGCAACCTAAGGCAAAAATCATCGCTTATTCCACAAACAGCATACACCCCGATGACTTCGGGGAGGCACCGATTGGAGCAATAGAAAAGATTCTTAAAAAATCCGGCTTCAAAAAAGAAAATATCGATCTGTATGAAATTAATGAAGCTTTTTCCGCCGTTCCTCTTATGGCGATAAAGAGTCTGGGGCTGGATTTTGATAAAGTCAATGTAAACGGTGGAGCTGTTTCGCTGGGCCACCCTGTTGGAGCAAGTGGAGGCAGACTGACTGCAACACTTTTGAGAGAGTTGATAGCAAGAGATAAGAAATATGGTATTGCATCACTGTGTATTGGCGGCGGCGAATCTGTTGCTGTTTTAATTGAAAAAATTTAA
- a CDS encoding TRAP transporter substrate-binding protein: protein MKKLALIFSIVFILSAATTTFAAETYNWRLVTTWSTSIPFYETAQHFAKTVDKLSEGQLKIKVYPAGAIVPAFQVFDAVRNGVAQMGHDWPGYWKGKNEAFVPFASVPFGMNSLEYTIWLQHEGMDLAKEVYGKFGLVPLMGGNPGQEIGFFTKKAVNSVNEMDKMKIRTVGWAAEIFEKMGVNVSPLPGGEIYLAFERGVLDGAEFSTPSTTYPLGFQEIAKNVLVPGWHQTSCQNMFMINEKAYNELPDHLKYILEIASRETQLWSMAEREYGNAVAIKKYKEEGVTFNKLDDDSLNKLRKTTKNYLDGLRKKNALLDKVLTSQEDLIQLYSNWKEVKSGVSAYPYGDYIKGKHLE, encoded by the coding sequence ATGAAGAAACTGGCACTAATTTTTTCGATAGTTTTTATACTATCAGCAGCAACTACTACTTTTGCTGCAGAAACTTACAATTGGAGACTTGTTACAACATGGAGCACCAGTATCCCTTTTTATGAAACAGCACAGCATTTTGCTAAGACTGTGGACAAATTGTCCGAAGGCCAGCTTAAGATTAAGGTTTATCCGGCTGGTGCTATTGTTCCAGCATTTCAGGTATTTGACGCGGTAAGAAACGGTGTAGCCCAGATGGGGCACGACTGGCCCGGCTATTGGAAAGGTAAAAATGAAGCTTTTGTTCCTTTTGCGTCTGTGCCTTTTGGTATGAACAGTCTTGAGTATACCATTTGGCTTCAGCATGAAGGAATGGACTTAGCCAAAGAAGTTTACGGAAAATTCGGCCTTGTACCTTTAATGGGAGGTAACCCCGGACAGGAAATCGGTTTTTTCACAAAAAAGGCGGTTAATTCTGTGAACGAGATGGACAAAATGAAGATTCGAACTGTCGGCTGGGCAGCAGAAATATTCGAAAAAATGGGAGTAAATGTATCCCCGCTGCCAGGGGGAGAAATTTACCTTGCTTTTGAGCGTGGTGTGTTGGATGGTGCAGAATTCAGCACCCCAAGCACAACTTACCCTCTTGGATTTCAGGAAATAGCTAAAAACGTATTGGTGCCGGGTTGGCATCAGACTTCCTGCCAAAATATGTTTATGATTAACGAGAAAGCTTATAACGAACTTCCTGACCATCTGAAATACATTTTGGAAATAGCTTCCAGAGAAACACAATTGTGGTCAATGGCAGAAAGAGAATATGGAAATGCAGTTGCAATAAAAAAATACAAAGAAGAAGGGGTAACATTTAATAAACTTGATGATGACTCTCTTAACAAACTTAGAAAAACAACAAAGAATTACCTTGACGGTTTAAGAAAGAAAAACGCTTTGTTGGATAAAGTATTAACATCTCAAGAAGATTTAATACAGCTATATTCAAACTGGAAAGAGGTAAAAAGCGGCGTTTCTGCATATCCTTATGGGGATTATATCAAAGGCAAGCATCTGGAATAA
- a CDS encoding DegT/DnrJ/EryC1/StrS family aminotransferase: protein MIPMLDLKRELADIGDEISKAVDKSIGETKFILGPNVKEFEKNAADYLGCKYTAGVASGTDALHLALKASGIKENDEVITTPFTFIATAEAIVYCGAKPVFVDIEPETMNINPELLEKSITEKTKAIIPVHLFGNPCRMDEIKQIADKYNLTVIEDCAQSFGATYNNKQTGTLGDIGCFSFFPSKNLGCYGDGGLISTNDENIYNDIMALRNHGSYEKYYHDRIGFNSRLDDIQAAILNVKIKYIDKANEDRILAAEKYKDIIQDSVSYQKVENKSKHVYHQFTIRSEKRNQIMSELQKHEIASAIYYPVPLHLQKSFASLNHKEGDLPVSEKLAQEVLSLPVNPYLEDEEITIISEIVKLASGK, encoded by the coding sequence ATGATACCAATGCTGGATTTGAAAAGAGAACTTGCAGATATAGGAGACGAAATAAGCAAAGCCGTTGATAAAAGTATTGGGGAAACAAAATTTATTTTGGGACCTAATGTCAAAGAGTTTGAAAAAAATGCAGCTGATTATCTCGGCTGTAAATATACTGCCGGCGTTGCAAGTGGTACTGATGCACTTCATCTTGCATTAAAGGCTTCCGGAATAAAGGAGAATGACGAGGTAATCACAACGCCCTTCACTTTTATAGCCACTGCTGAAGCCATAGTTTATTGCGGAGCAAAACCTGTTTTTGTGGACATCGAGCCTGAAACCATGAACATAAATCCGGAACTCTTAGAAAAAAGCATCACAGAAAAAACAAAAGCAATTATTCCGGTACACCTTTTCGGTAACCCTTGCAGAATGGATGAAATTAAGCAGATAGCAGACAAATACAATCTGACTGTTATAGAAGACTGCGCACAATCTTTCGGAGCAACTTATAACAATAAACAAACGGGAACTCTCGGGGACATCGGTTGTTTCAGTTTTTTCCCCAGCAAAAATCTGGGATGTTACGGGGACGGCGGCTTGATTTCAACAAACGATGAAAATATTTATAACGATATAATGGCTTTGAGAAATCACGGTTCTTACGAAAAATATTACCATGACAGAATAGGTTTCAATTCTAGATTGGATGACATTCAGGCGGCTATTTTGAATGTTAAAATCAAATATATAGACAAAGCCAATGAAGACAGAATACTTGCTGCAGAAAAATACAAAGATATTATACAAGACAGTGTCTCATATCAGAAGGTTGAGAACAAATCAAAACATGTATACCACCAGTTTACCATCAGAAGTGAAAAAAGAAATCAAATCATGTCAGAACTTCAAAAACACGAAATAGCCTCAGCCATCTATTACCCGGTTCCTCTGCATCTTCAAAAAAGCTTTGCTTCTCTGAATCATAAAGAGGGAGATCTTCCTGTATCAGAAAAGCTTGCACAAGAAGTGCTTTCTCTTCCGGTAAATCCATACCTGGAAGATGAGGAAATCACAATTATCAGCGAAATTGTAAAGTTAGCATCCGGAAAATAA
- a CDS encoding TRAP transporter large permease, which produces MSPDLLAIAMFVVLLLAVFLGHPLGFTLGGLGIIFGVIGYGPGAFFILTNKTYGLMTNYVLVAIPLFILMAQFLDKSGVAEDLYESMYIVLGPVRGGLALATIVVSTVFAATTGIIGASVVAMGLLAAPTMLSKGYQKELTAGVITAGGTLGILIPPSIMLVVYGGLIGMSVGKLFLAAFIPGLLLSMLYLLYTFVLCYIRPDYGPPIPMKKRTHTTAQKIGMTMKSMLPPLFLIFAVLGSIAAGVATPTEAAGLGSLGALLLAVVNKRANWKFFKESSYSTLKITCMVMLIFVGANFYTAIFMGLGGGDMFERLLFAVSDNKWVILAVMMIIMFLLGMFVDWLGILLLCVPIFTPIAVGTLGFDPLWFALIVCVNLQMSFLTPPFGYALFYLKGVAPPGMELGHIYRGIIPFVILQVIGLILIISFPELVTWLPNFIMN; this is translated from the coding sequence ATGAGTCCTGATTTATTAGCAATAGCAATGTTTGTTGTCCTCCTCCTGGCAGTATTCTTAGGGCATCCACTTGGGTTTACACTTGGAGGACTTGGAATAATTTTTGGGGTTATAGGATACGGGCCCGGAGCTTTTTTTATTTTAACCAATAAAACATATGGTTTGATGACAAATTACGTATTAGTGGCAATACCGTTATTTATTCTAATGGCTCAATTTCTCGACAAATCAGGAGTTGCAGAAGACTTATACGAATCGATGTATATAGTATTGGGACCCGTCAGGGGTGGTTTGGCTCTTGCAACAATCGTAGTAAGTACGGTATTTGCGGCCACAACAGGAATAATAGGTGCATCTGTTGTGGCAATGGGTCTGCTTGCGGCACCGACCATGCTTTCCAAAGGGTATCAGAAAGAGCTGACGGCCGGAGTTATAACCGCCGGCGGAACACTGGGGATATTAATTCCACCCTCTATAATGCTTGTTGTCTACGGCGGGCTTATAGGAATGTCAGTGGGCAAACTATTTTTGGCTGCATTTATTCCCGGTTTACTACTTTCAATGCTTTACCTGTTATACACTTTCGTACTCTGCTATATAAGGCCGGATTACGGTCCTCCGATTCCTATGAAGAAGAGAACCCATACCACTGCTCAAAAGATAGGGATGACAATGAAATCTATGCTGCCGCCTTTATTCTTAATTTTTGCTGTACTGGGCAGTATAGCAGCAGGTGTCGCAACCCCAACTGAAGCAGCAGGCTTAGGTTCACTCGGAGCACTGCTTCTTGCTGTTGTAAACAAAAGAGCAAACTGGAAGTTTTTCAAAGAATCTTCTTATTCCACTTTAAAAATAACATGCATGGTAATGCTTATTTTTGTGGGCGCTAATTTTTATACAGCAATTTTCATGGGGCTTGGCGGCGGAGATATGTTTGAGAGATTGCTGTTTGCTGTCAGTGATAACAAATGGGTAATTCTGGCAGTAATGATGATAATAATGTTTTTGCTCGGTATGTTTGTTGACTGGCTCGGCATTTTACTGCTGTGTGTTCCGATTTTTACGCCGATAGCCGTAGGAACACTTGGTTTTGACCCGCTTTGGTTTGCTTTGATAGTTTGTGTAAATTTGCAAATGTCCTTCCTTACGCCACCCTTTGGATACGCTTTGTTTTATCTTAAAGGGGTGGCGCCCCCTGGAATGGAATTAGGTCATATTTACAGGGGTATTATACCTTTTGTAATTCTTCAGGTAATAGGGTTGATATTGATTATTAGTTTCCCCGAACTGGTTACATGGTTACCTAATTTTATAATGAACTAA
- a CDS encoding 3-oxoacid CoA-transferase, which translates to MSKLYKNAEEALSDVIKDGMLVAAGGFGLCGIPENLINALKESNVKDLTVVSNNAGVDNFGLGLLLQTRQIKKMVASYVGENKIFEQQYLNGELELELVPQGTLSEKLRAGGAGIPGFYTRTGYMTKLTEGKEIKNFNGVDYVLEESIVPDLSIIKGWKADKAGNVIFRYTANNYNEPAAKAGKMTVVEVEEIVEVGELDPHCIHLPGVYVDRLIKGRNYEKPIEQITTSDSGVTAKGFNEKREWMAKRIVKELEDGAYVNLGIGMPTLVSNYIPQDIEITLHSENGLMGIGPFPKRDEVDPDLINAGKQTVTFKKGASFFDSSESFAMVRGGHIDLSVLGGMQVSKYGDLANWMIPGKMVKGPGGGMDLVSGVKKLVIMMEHVAKDGSPKILNECSLPLTGKNVANMLVTDKGVFKIDKNEGLTLIEISPYSDLEDIKNSTGCDFQVADNLMGG; encoded by the coding sequence ATGAGCAAATTGTATAAGAATGCTGAAGAAGCATTATCTGATGTCATTAAAGACGGAATGTTGGTTGCCGCCGGAGGTTTTGGACTTTGCGGAATACCGGAAAATTTGATTAACGCATTAAAAGAGAGTAATGTAAAAGATTTAACTGTTGTCAGTAATAATGCAGGTGTGGATAATTTCGGGCTCGGGCTGCTGCTTCAAACAAGACAAATCAAAAAAATGGTGGCTTCCTATGTAGGTGAAAACAAAATATTTGAACAGCAATACTTAAATGGTGAGCTGGAACTTGAGCTTGTCCCACAGGGGACACTTTCTGAGAAATTAAGAGCGGGAGGGGCAGGAATCCCGGGATTTTATACAAGAACAGGGTATATGACAAAACTGACAGAGGGCAAAGAGATAAAAAACTTTAACGGTGTGGATTATGTTCTGGAGGAAAGCATTGTTCCGGATCTTTCTATTATCAAAGGATGGAAAGCCGATAAAGCCGGGAATGTCATCTTTCGATATACAGCAAACAACTACAATGAACCGGCAGCAAAAGCAGGCAAAATGACAGTGGTTGAAGTTGAGGAAATTGTTGAAGTCGGAGAGCTTGACCCGCATTGCATACATCTGCCTGGTGTATACGTGGACAGACTTATCAAAGGTAGAAATTACGAGAAACCTATCGAGCAAATAACCACTTCGGATTCCGGAGTAACGGCAAAAGGCTTTAATGAGAAAAGAGAATGGATGGCAAAAAGAATTGTCAAAGAACTGGAAGACGGGGCATACGTTAATCTTGGGATCGGTATGCCGACACTTGTGTCCAACTATATTCCTCAGGATATTGAAATTACACTGCATTCGGAAAACGGGCTTATGGGTATCGGACCGTTTCCAAAAAGAGATGAAGTTGACCCTGATCTGATTAATGCAGGAAAACAAACTGTCACTTTCAAAAAAGGAGCCTCTTTTTTTGATTCATCTGAATCGTTTGCAATGGTAAGAGGGGGGCATATTGATCTTTCGGTTCTTGGCGGTATGCAGGTGAGTAAATACGGTGATCTTGCCAACTGGATGATCCCGGGAAAGATGGTGAAAGGTCCCGGTGGTGGAATGGATCTGGTCAGCGGTGTTAAAAAGCTGGTTATAATGATGGAGCATGTCGCCAAAGACGGCAGCCCAAAAATACTGAATGAGTGCAGCCTTCCTTTAACGGGCAAAAATGTTGCCAATATGCTTGTTACCGACAAAGGTGTCTTTAAGATAGATAAAAATGAAGGTTTGACACTTATCGAAATATCACCTTATTCAGATCTTGAAGACATTAAAAACTCCACAGGCTGTGATTTTCAGGTAGCTGATAATTTGATGGGAGGATAA
- a CDS encoding TRAP transporter small permease subunit, producing the protein MNTAIRWIDTLNTLIGKALSFIVYILLVIVLYEVVSRKFFGTPTIWGFELSYMLYGFLFMMGYAYALKSKSHVNIDIFYSRATPRKQGILDIIGYLIFFFPFIYFGLKASYQFTIQSWQIMEHSQSTWAPPVYPYKTTLLIGFFLLFLQGISEFLKAIYKVKTGEMYES; encoded by the coding sequence ATGAATACTGCAATTAGATGGATCGACACTCTCAATACATTAATAGGAAAAGCTTTAAGTTTCATTGTTTATATCTTACTTGTAATTGTTTTATACGAAGTGGTAAGCAGAAAATTTTTTGGCACCCCTACCATATGGGGTTTTGAGCTAAGCTATATGCTATATGGCTTTTTGTTCATGATGGGTTATGCTTATGCTTTAAAGTCAAAAAGCCATGTTAACATAGACATATTTTATTCCCGTGCAACCCCAAGGAAACAGGGTATTCTGGATATTATAGGTTATTTGATATTCTTTTTTCCTTTTATATATTTTGGATTAAAAGCTTCCTATCAATTTACAATTCAATCGTGGCAGATCATGGAACACAGTCAGTCCACATGGGCTCCGCCTGTGTATCCTTACAAAACTACATTATTGATTGGCTTCTTCTTGCTATTCCTTCAGGGAATTTCGGAATTTCTCAAAGCCATATACAAAGTTAAAACGGGAGAAATGTATGAGTCCTGA
- a CDS encoding 4Fe-4S dicluster domain-containing protein: MAHLTARKGFAELANRLNRFPQGAPPSEYLYKILSVLMSEEEASLIAQLPIKPFTSKKAAGIWKVSEVKAVRILENLADRVLLLDMTIKGEKHYVLPPPMAGFFEFSMMRTRGDIDQKLLSELFYQYITVEEDFIKALFVNGETQLGRTFVNEDTIPRDSDLFVYDYEKASKVIETAEHMGVSMCYCRHKMQHLGKKCDAPMDICMTFGTVADSLIRHGFARRVGKKEGLELLAEAYENNLVQFGENVQHEVSFICNCCGCCCEAMIAARKFGLMNPVHTSNFMPEIVHNDCTGCGKCVEVCPVEAMSLVSANNPVKPRYKKADIDENRCLGCGVCVRVCPAQCISMEPRKKRVITPVNSVHKAVMMSIERGGLEHLIFDNRALSSHRAMAAIIGSVLKLPPVKKVLAAEQIKSRYLGRLIEKKSGL; this comes from the coding sequence ATGGCACATTTGACTGCACGTAAAGGTTTTGCCGAGCTTGCAAACAGGCTGAACAGATTTCCGCAGGGTGCCCCTCCTTCAGAATATTTATATAAAATTCTATCTGTTCTTATGAGTGAAGAGGAAGCTTCACTTATTGCGCAGCTTCCCATTAAGCCGTTTACCTCAAAAAAGGCTGCCGGCATATGGAAAGTATCTGAAGTGAAAGCAGTCAGAATACTGGAGAATCTTGCTGACAGAGTACTTTTGCTTGATATGACAATAAAAGGGGAAAAACATTATGTGCTGCCACCGCCTATGGCAGGTTTCTTTGAGTTTTCAATGATGCGCACAAGGGGCGATATCGATCAGAAGCTATTAAGCGAGCTTTTTTATCAGTATATAACAGTTGAAGAGGATTTTATAAAAGCTCTTTTTGTAAATGGTGAGACCCAGCTGGGCAGAACCTTTGTTAATGAAGATACCATCCCAAGGGACAGTGATCTCTTTGTTTATGATTACGAAAAAGCCAGTAAAGTTATTGAAACAGCAGAACATATGGGTGTCAGTATGTGTTACTGCCGCCATAAAATGCAGCATTTGGGAAAAAAGTGTGATGCACCAATGGATATCTGCATGACTTTCGGAACGGTCGCTGATTCACTGATCAGACATGGTTTTGCTAGGCGGGTGGGTAAAAAAGAAGGATTGGAGCTTCTTGCAGAGGCTTATGAAAATAATCTGGTACAATTCGGTGAAAATGTTCAGCATGAAGTTTCGTTTATTTGTAACTGTTGCGGGTGTTGTTGTGAGGCGATGATAGCTGCAAGAAAATTCGGTCTGATGAATCCGGTTCATACCTCTAATTTCATGCCTGAAATTGTACATAATGACTGTACGGGCTGTGGTAAATGTGTTGAGGTCTGCCCTGTGGAGGCAATGAGCCTTGTTTCTGCCAATAATCCGGTTAAACCACGATACAAAAAGGCTGATATTGATGAAAACAGGTGCCTGGGATGCGGAGTCTGTGTACGCGTATGTCCTGCACAGTGCATTAGTATGGAGCCTCGTAAAAAAAGGGTTATTACTCCGGTTAATTCTGTTCACAAAGCAGTTATGATGTCAATTGAAAGGGGCGGGCTTGAGCACCTGATTTTTGATAACAGAGCCCTTTCCTCACACAGAGCAATGGCGGCTATAATAGGGTCAGTATTGAAATTACCGCCGGTAAAGAAAGTTCTTGCTGCAGAGCAGATAAAATCCCGCTATCTCGGGCGTCTTATTGAGAAAAAATCCGGTCTATAG
- a CDS encoding lysophospholipid acyltransferase family protein, with protein sequence MALTLLFFIIRIYSWTLRFKAVYLSDDFDNNKKKVFAVWHGQLLPLVLFYKNTGTVTIVSKSKDGDIADFFLKRLDYKTVRGSSSRGGNEALMNAAALMENGLNAAVTVDGPKGPKFSVKPGVIYLAKKACGEIIPVICSVKWYKRFSSWDNFILPAPFSKINIYFGEKIQVAEVMDRETINYEATVLREKMLELTRVYSKDFL encoded by the coding sequence GTGGCTCTTACATTACTCTTTTTTATCATCAGAATCTACTCATGGACGCTTAGATTCAAGGCAGTATACCTTTCCGACGACTTCGATAATAATAAAAAAAAAGTTTTTGCCGTATGGCACGGTCAGCTTCTGCCTTTAGTCCTGTTCTACAAAAATACCGGGACTGTGACAATTGTATCAAAGAGCAAAGATGGTGACATCGCAGATTTTTTCCTCAAAAGACTGGATTACAAAACGGTAAGGGGCTCCTCCTCCAGAGGCGGAAATGAGGCTCTTATGAATGCAGCCGCTTTAATGGAAAACGGTTTGAATGCCGCTGTTACAGTCGACGGCCCCAAGGGACCGAAATTTTCAGTAAAACCTGGGGTTATCTACCTGGCAAAAAAAGCCTGCGGTGAAATTATCCCTGTAATATGCAGTGTGAAATGGTACAAAAGATTTAGCAGCTGGGACAATTTTATTCTCCCGGCCCCCTTTTCCAAAATAAATATATATTTCGGCGAAAAAATACAAGTGGCCGAAGTCATGGACAGAGAAACAATTAACTACGAAGCAACTGTTTTGAGGGAAAAAATGCTGGAGCTGACGCGTGTTTATTCTAAAGATTTTTTATAA